GAGCTTGCCAAAGAGCTCATTCCTGGCACTTCGACTAAAGAtggatatgattattttgtttctcatggttatccatttttaaaaacaatatttatttactgCAGCCAACGAGTTCCtgacacaatttattttttgactAAAAACTACATTATGAATGTCCCCCGAGcggtcttaaaataaaaaagaaatacccttTTTCGCAAATGAATCATAGTTGTAGCTGTAAAATTACTTTGTCTTAATTCCTTTCctcttaatttaatattttagtatttcatttacataacctAAATGAAGGAGGATTCGGAACGATTATTGTTTGATGATTATGGGTGTGAAAGGACCCctccccaaaaataataatgagtaagaataaataaataaatgaataaatagattaaattaaattaaattaaaataaaagtcaGTAATCTTTAACAGGATAGTTCGAAAGCTTATTTTCAGTGGGGTCCTCAACACGTATagaattgtaattataaaaggtaaaatctgtttacactataaatatgaatatgaactactattaaaaataaataagatcttGAGATGGTATgtacaagaaatatataaaaaagagaacgAAGAAGAAAGTTGAAGGTATAATGTTGTCTCAAGCGGATCGGGAGAAGGGGGtgctcctttccctctcttttccaatacaccgggtgagttatgtatatctcaatattgattttataacaaactacttaaaatccccatttcatgacagattataaaaaaattcggcttacgatttgtgctcgcattgattgttgaaaatatattaaatcgtgcatcataattacaaaagtgctttaaatgtccatttttcaagccataatattaacagattacgcgctctcattaggcttattagactaataaataagatattaatttagtaATCACTATGTCCttgttttcagaatggaatatcgacaagttctatttcgtgcttaggaagagaaaaagacagtcatcattttcatttgatgacataatgttcttaggatgtcccggtcctaggtcaaaactcaaaggaataatattgaaacatatcggcttttttaaaactgtgatccaaatccacctcacaattgtcctacaaagtgcttgaaatacagagattaaattgtccctttttcagatcggaatatcaaatactttaagctcgcgctttttgcgctcgctttattgattttcatgatgtaaaaggtatttagaatgcccagattctaggtcgcgcatgtttattcagatacgcagcttgttcactatttaaatcatccaaatatcaaacattttgtgctcgcattataagatttccaattatcattttcatgatttacacaaAATGAtcagagtgtcccatttttgggtgtaaatctcgatttttttttccgcacgcgcttcgcgctcgcatcaattgtttagtcatttatttatttttatcacgattacaaaaagtgcttagaatttccgtACTTCgtctagaaatgtcaaaattttcagcccacgcttttcgctcgcattatttgattgttgaaaaatgtaaggTAGTTGCGGTAGATACACATCTGtcttaggatcacaaacattgcccagaatatttagattttaggacaaaatactttgcactcgcactaatcaaaataaggcttatgagattattatatatttatgttgatttataagaataaagcttagactattataataaaagactaccccttcaaagatacaaacaaaaatcaacttcgagtggccgatcgggaaaatgtggctaAAAACAttcggctccccccccccccccatattggcaaaggctggatccgcccctgtctacTGATAGCtcttgaagggggggggtgagttacccttgaatattattgttgaatATTCAGCTCAATATATTGCTTTGACCCCCATCCCTTCACACACGTTTTGTATATCCCCGTCTACTAACAGCTCTgggggggaccatttttttttaactcaacataattattgctctcacatccccccccccccgatcagatGAATTACGCCACTTGACGTGCGTGATTTCAATTGCAATATAGCCCCAAGATCCACTGACTATTTATTTagcttacacattaaaaaaaactggagaGTTGTCAAACTCaacacaaatatacaataaaataacaacaaaataacatattatagaaagaaagtattaaaaaaattgagaacttagtacaataaagataataaaatgttgaaattttttaccCCCGTCTCCCACACTCGATCTATTACGTATTAgacaatgatatgaaattatgctGATCTGCCTTTATTTGCGCACGATATTCTTAACTAAAGTCATGATATGACCATTGATATAATGGattataaattttcatagtTTGATCACACCATATCCACTTTAAATCCCTGGAAATTCCAGCAACAATACATGTTGTCATGGTACgacacacattttctttattgaaaagtATCACGACACCAACGTTGAAACTGTGCAAAGGCCTTTAATGGCGAACTCCACTGGGTTGATACATAGCCTATGGGTGATGAACATACGTGGGCTCTGAATTACGGTCGATCACACATTATGACACACGACTTCAGTCGTGAAATTCGTGACTTTCGCTGCAAACTTTGCAACAAAAATCGCGAACTTCGCGACAAACAATTGCAAGCGTTGCAACGAAAATCGCTAACTTTAGAACtgaaattgcaaaatttgcaaCGAAAATAGCTAACTTCACGACGACTAGAGTCGTGTGTGATTGACCGTACTTCAAAACTACCATACTTGTAATAATAGTGGCTATTGTCATGCATATTACATAATGAACTTGTAGTAAAGGTTAAATGTAAATTTGTaatacatgtttgttttttgtttttagcaTTGTCAAGGATATGTCTAAATGAATTCGACTTGAGAAAACGGTAgccaaaaatgaaatgttaaatcaacatttgaaaagTTGGAGGAGTGACAATCATTCCAAAAGGTTATATCCAACTTTGCACAAAACTGAATCCAACATTATACATATTTGGTCAAACCAtttaaaagtggtaaatgcaacatttagaaGAGGGTTATCACTATTCACTTTATActccaacctttcaaatgttgatttaacatcatttttttgtgtgaGATTACTGTACTACTAGAAATGGTGGCTTTACTTGGGGTGGTTTCAATGAAGAACCCAAACACGTCCAATGGATTGTGTGATGAGCCAGGTACATTGGTATGTGGTATATGTTTTTAGGTCAAATAAGCCAGTTCgaagttccactctgcgcatgatcagaggaaggtcattggtactcgagcgacatggtggtttaaaatctaatgagataagcaccaactttgatgtcttgattattcatatattcttttgttttttgtgtttcatttacatccacaacaAATGcggcgtccacgaacgactagTATTTCATAGTTTGCAAAGTgcattgtacaacatgctataatatgcattcaaagtagaaatgcaacaaacaCCTTCATAGAATGTTCactggtgtgctattctagtcacctggtctattcaatttcttcatcctgctatttaatgcatgcttacgtaatatcttgcttttaaatctgcctatcataatgaactaaatgaaagttatttttaccaaaattgtccatgaagtaactacgaactggtctattaccTTAAAAACAGTACCCGAACCGAATTGGTACATAGCTAGCCTAcgacataccccccccccaaaaaaaaatggggggggggggttccgtCCAAATTAAGGATGATTTCagtctggaaaatttgacaagcaaaagaaagtTTTTATTACAAAGCGAAGCTGATTTTTAGTTAAATTTGTACTTTTTAGCATATCTACCTGATTTCTAGTGGTGTGCATATGGCCAATAACATACGCAGCACCTCCCGCAGGTAAATCTTGGGGGTGCACCCCCTTTTCCCAGGGCCATGAGCACAGGTGAGGCAGAAGGGACTCTCTTGTCCTTAATTTCCTCTTGTGGAATAGAATATCTCTTGACAATACCTATCATAGTtttgctattatcattattattattattattatcattattaataataatttatattattaataataataatgataataatattattatcattatcattattattattatcattattattatcattgttaccTCGCAGGAATGTGATGCTGAAGGACCAATGCCGGTATATTGATAGACAAGTTTACTTACTGATTTATACAAATTATGGGCATTCttatttaaacaaatactgttCTTGGAATCCCGCTGAAAGCTTGCAGGAGGCTTGTATGACATAGCAACAAATGATGTATGGAAACTGCAGTATTGTAATTTGTTTACTATAAACACGACAAAACAGGTCTCTAAGAAAAACGTCCATCATTGCTGCATGTGCCCTTGTATAACATTTAATAAGAAGCTAGAATTCACCCCATTCGCATCTGCCATATCATTATAACAATACATCGATGTGCTCAGCAAAAAAACGTTCACCATGCTATACCTAAATCTTTATTTCCTATATCTAATccatttatattgttttatgtatatgACAATAATGGCTATTAGTTTGAATTATTTCGCTCATGGCATCCGTGCACTTTCCTCTACAAGCTCTCTACAGACAAGTGTTGGTTGACTACTGTACCTTCCCTCTCTTTTCCAATATAagcattattcttttttttttcatatgaattttCGGTGAGCCTATATTGGTCAGCTGCTATTTACCAAAAGGGTGagcttgaatttcattttttgtataaacacaaatatataccatgttttacattgtttttacaggttgaaatataataaaaacaaacaaataaatcaattagAAATGAAATAACGACACAATATTTCTTGTAAattcttctcccttttctatTGCCTAAATTAAACAGTTTACCAATCCATTCAAAGTCGACGTCATACTTTCTTGTATCTATCGATTCTAATGAAGCGATACACGTTGTTGATCGTCGATTTCTTTCTGTTGGTCTCAGCGCGAAAGCAGTGGCTGTGAGAAGCATGAATGCATCTCGGGGATACGATCCAAAGTAAGTGTAAATCATATTATGTTAGGACATATGAAAGAATTGACCTCACAATTAATAATTGGAATATTTTTAATTGCCGGAGATGAAAGTCTAGGATATATGTAACGAAATATATTGCCATTTTATaccgattttatttttgtatattgtaaaccccgactagtgaggagagcttcaaaacagaaactagtttttcttttagtcaTCCTCAGGCACTAGTCGGTGGTAATTTCTTCCTCTTGTTTATATTCTTGTTGTCTTTTGCctggaaacaaaataaataaaataaatgaagttcGTGAAAGCATTTATAtgtacatcgtcatgaatattcatcaggtgggATGATGACATATTCCCACTTCCCCCTTTCCTTATGTTACTACATGAAGCtataatcatttcatattttcttacatgtgTGCATGATATGACTTCCTTGTAAGACAATACATATCAGCAATGAACTGATGAATATCGTATGCATTACATCAATTGTCAGTCCATTTTGTTCACTCTTGGTGGACAAAATCTGAAGAATATAATATCGTATGACAAAATACAAACAgataagtggggatatgacatcatcatcttgctcataatatattcataaagacatgcacagaactgtttcaccgaaataatgcaaagctTTAAACtaccataactttgttattccttgtccgagtttaatgaaattttcagtattttgtttgtctgattttacttgGTCGATTTAAATCACACATTTACAAGCCTATAGTACTTCTTTAAGGCCCCTCTTTGTGGATTTCCATGAAAAATCTCTCGTTGTTAATCACGAACCCTTTGATGTATATCAAATCAGTACATTCTCATCAATGTCGGTAAATAGGGCTCACGTTCGCATTGCGAAACCACGGGTAACTTTATACGACAAAATGGTACTGATTTTACTTCAAAATCAGACTTTAACCCcttttacattttgaaaaaaaaagcttgactttttttattcattttcatcgtAACAGCTCGGTCATCCTCCAAACATTGTTACGTGGCCTTGCTCCTTCTATTTTACGTGTCGGAGGAAGGGCGGGAGACGAGGTAATATTTGCTCTGAATGGTTCTTCCAATTCCATTCCTCATCCCTGgataaatataaatcattttctGACAGGTAAGCTCCCGTGATCGCAGCCCATGAATTTATCTTCCCatttaaatttgttttggaGACACATTTTTGTACTTCTTTCGCTCCCTGACAATTGTCCGGCCACTTAAAATCCACTTTTATTATCCACATATCCGGCTCTCCAGAAGGGTTccgtgacaattgctccgccgcaaattccacacattatTCGAATGACCAGTCTttaccctgggtttaacactataccctatcctaaacctaaccctataCCTTAGATGAAATtgaagggatgctccgggctgagaatatttatatctagataaaaagagtaaaattcacagagcaaaatgctgaaaatttcatcaaaatcggataacaaattacgaagttattgaattttaaagtttagcagtattttgtgaaaacagttatatgcacgtcgtcatgaatattcattaggttggccgACGATGTAACATCCCacattcctttttcttatttttacatgaaatcacaattttttgtcatcttttcatacaagtgtaaatgatgtgtctccattatgatgaaataagttgcagcaataaataactgatgcacttaatcagttgttaatccaattgttttagtttttgggaaaaaaatcgaATACACCGaatttcatatgatacaatacaaaagaacaagtgggattgacatcatcagcccacctaatgaatattcataaagacatgcctagaactgtttcaccggaataatgcaaatctttaacattcaataactttgttatttgttatccgattttaatgaaattttcagcattttgctctgcgacattttcctctatttattgaagtataaatatcttcagcctggagcatccctttaagcccGTAGCAAATGTCGTTTCACCTCCAGAAGAAGCGCGAATTTGAATTTGGTAGGCCTTTCGCAGAAGGGATTTTTCGAGAAAAAAATACCGTCACACTGCAAAACTCTGCGATGTCAACCGGTGTACACGAAGGACCACACCGGACACTTTACTCAACTGTTAAACTGTTAGTGTCAGTTCAACACCTATGGGTGTTATTGTAACACGCTGTAACGTTTACACtctggtgttatgttcaatcctGAGGGGGTAAATTGAACACATTGGGATGTGGTCCTTAATAGACACCAACCGGTGTCAGCCTTAACACCCTTCATCATTAAAATTGTTGAATGGTAGGATACAAGTATTAGAACCTGTCGTCTAGACCTACagactaattaaaaaaaacacccaatGTAATCTTCACTAGGTAATCTAAGGGTGTACAAGTAATAACACATAATTATCCATTTGCAGGTGAACATTGGAAGAGTCTTAATGAATTTTGCTTAAAAAGTGGGGCGGATCTTGCATTTACTTTGAACGTGGCTTTGAGGAAAGGCGGTGCATGGGACCCGACTAACGCTAAGGAACTCCTAGACTTCAATGCGAACCTTGGATATCGTGTCATCTGGGAATTGGGAAACGGTAAGATAGATGGATGTTGTAAGATGGCTGTGATAAAAACCATAAAGgaatataatgataatggtcATGGTGGTGTTTGGTGTGGTGTGAAGGTGGCAGTGGCGGCAGCAGTGGCAGCGGTGGTGATGTCGTTGTTGCTgttggtaatgatggtggtcTTAATTGGAacgatgaaattgaaaatgtggATGGTGCTTTGTAgagttgtgatgatgatgtggtgtTTTGTGTGGTGGAGTTAGATGTGGTGGTAGTGTTCAGGGTACTGTGATGGATTATATGTGTTGATATTAGTTGTGGTGATAATGAGTGCAGCCGGAGTGCAGTGTTTGGTGGCGTTTCATGCGTCAATGATGGTGGAGGTGTACGTGATGCTGTGTTGGTCGGACCTGTAGTTTTTGGTTGATGTTATTTGTGGTAGTGCTGGTGCTGATGTAAGTTGTGTTCGTGATAGTGGGAGGATGTTATATTTGTATTACTGATAACATGCACATTTTGGGGACTTTGATTTTCAGCGGCATGCATGGACGTGTGATGTAAGCAGCTGAGTATCTGCCATAATCTCCATCTCCGTCTGTGTACACGTGTGTACTTGGTTTTACACTTGGCTATTATTGTCCAGCATTAGAATGTTGAGGGATGTGAAAGTGCGTGCATGTGGGTGagcgtgtgtgtgagggtgtttgagggtgtgtgtgtgagtgtgaaGGGTACGTATGATGGTGTGTGGCTGTGAGTGCGcgagggtgagtgtgtgtgcgtAAAGGGGTGAGCGCGCGAGGGTGTGTATGTGCTGTGTGAGGTGTGTTTactgaagagaaagagagatttaaacaaaaaatctgcTCTCGATTTGAAACCATGAAATAGACGCATGCGTATTATGGTTTATTTTTTGCTCGAGTGGTCACGATAAgcaatatattttgttcattttcgaGAGAAAGTCTTTGAAGTCCAACTGAACTGTCATTTTCTCGAAATTtatgacaaataaatacaaatatttttgataGTTCACTGTTTTATTGTAAATTGTCCATTGTAATAAATTGGAGCGTTTTGTTTGAAATTCTGCTAGAATCGAGTTCATAACGTCACTACTATTGGAATTTATGTTTGACCAGAACCGGCCCTGTTCAAGAAAAACTACCACCTCAGGATACCAGCTCGACAGTTAGCCAAGGACTTCAACACGCTAAGGAATATCTTATCAAAGGACCGGTACCGGTTTAGCAACGAGTTAGTGGGACCGGATATGGACCACCTTCCCATCGCACATTGCGGCAATACAAAGACAGTCACATCAGAAGACTTTCAAAACAATACAGACTATTTGAGAAggttttttcccctcttcttaCATTAAGCTTGATTAGTATTTAGTTTACATctgggtcccataacacaaaggttagcgattaatcgtacgcttgctTTTTACGATTGATAATGCATTGTATTCATTGCTATCAATCACAAAAAGAAACGTTCTACGATgatcgctaagctttgtgtaaaGCCCGAcgcacactatgcgatttgttgcgatccgaatttcaaagaaatttaaaCACTAGTAACATTTGTtatgaacattccaaccaatTTATATTGgcgatcagagttcagaatagtggtaggactactgaaataaAAATTCAGTGTAGTTCGAGCCTccttggaggaataaaagcaaattcaaatccaaatcgtaatgacgtcatcatcggctgcgacttgaagtCGATTTGGACTTCACTCCGAccacagggcttgccgcaaagcaaaatcataattttgttattcctaacattatgctgaacttcaaatgaaatcattttacttcttgaaactttcacatttaatgcaaaatgtgatttataaatatatcGCGTCGCAtcggatcgcatagtgtgcTGTGGGCTTTACGGGCCcctaatataatatatatataatatatagttGGAATTACGATCTAGAGTCCGTTATAATTACCTGCTGATCCCCATTATGCCTATTTTGCCATGGtgattccggggggggggggtcattataGCTGAAAGTGTAGTTTATCATTTAAATCTTTTACAGGCCTGCCCGAAAAATGGTAAAAGAAAATGATCACCGACTCCAATCTTAAAGATCATTTCCTTTCCAGGAGAGGTACACCTATAGAAAGTTATAATCAGATTTCCTTAAAACgggaatttgaaaattatttttctctctctctgaagCAACTGTAATgtctgatgatattttgattaATGAATTGGCCATCCAATTACACTTCGTAATAAAGGTAAATTTGTTACTGTTACATATTGAATAGGCTATTGAAGGTAAATCTCCTCAACCATAAATCTAATGAATTTTCTTAGcttggtttctttttattttgttatgttcTTAGAAGAGGTGTTAAGACACACCTTGTATAATCATATGgtaattatacactgtaaaaaatgaagtgctaatttagcacctGCAGTgtttgtatagtgactgcactacgagtgttgatattctagttcaaatttgaactagaaaatcagcacttgtAGTGCAGTCATTATACAAACACTGCaggtgctaaattagcactttatttttttagtgtATAAGCACCCATCttgattgattaaaaaaatgttactttCAAGTTAAAAATCGAATTTGATATGGCATTTGGATATCAGTGTGTCCCTGCTTGAAACAAGTGGGGCTTCACACAAGACTATAGCACAAaaacaacttatttcatttttaaaaaatataataggGGTAATTCTTTGCACTTTTCTAAGTCAAGGACTCAAGGCTGCACATTCAGTGATTCAGAGCGTTTTCCTCGACATAATGCAAACTAGATAACAGATATGATGGCTCTACTGGGAGTAACCAGCTCTGAGAGTATATGATCAGAAATAAGAGATGATATCGGGAAAGAAAGTTCGGTCCCGTTTATTGCAAGCTGTTTATTCCGTTATGTCAGTTTATATGTTTAAGGAATTATGGAATAGCCTCCCTGAAAACATCAAACAGTGCTTGACCTCTGAAACTTTCAAACAATACCTTAAAACATTTCTCTTCAATTCTTCTTGATTTCTGttataatttcctaaaaagcgccttgagcactctacagagtggatttggtgcgatataagtctaattattattattattattatgggaCAAGAGGCTTGCCATATCTCTTTCCATAACGATGCACATACCCGGGATTgggcgggagggggggggggtatgcacAATAAAGAACATCTTCTCTTTCGAATTTGTAAATCTTGATTACTTTTGATCTGTTGATACAGGTTCTTAAAGGATGCTGGAGATGCCATCAATGCAACTACAGTTCACTTCTACAACCTAAACAGAAAATCAGAAACATTATCCGTCGACAATTTCACCAACCCAGACACGGTCAATTTGATGAGATGCGAGCTCAAGGAATTCCGAAAACTCATGAAAGATGTCAAACCGACAGGCGCGAGATGGTTAGGCGAGACCTCCTCCGTGGCTGCCGGTGGCCTGAGAGGAGTATCAAATCGATATGTAGCTGGATTTATGTAAGCAGTTTTTTATCGCCCCTCCCTATTTATCGACTCCAGCCTTTACTTTGAGGATTGTAACCAGTAAATGGCTGATTATTTCCCCTTCGTACGTAAGGCCCTTCTGTATCGGTCATACACAcgatgaaaattaaacttttgaaCGCGAtccaaatttatatattttttcgggGAGGGGGTGCGTTAACTCTTAGCAAATTATGTGAAATTTGAATCTTCCTTTTTGCAGGTTATAAAAGCCATGTAATTCTCCCTTTATTTGCTGACATATGTGGTTTAtttaatatcttaaaaaaacataagaaattgcaaaaggAAGAACACATCGAAACTTGCATCACAGGAGATAGACCCCGATAGGTTAAAAGAGCTAGATCGACAAATGCACATTTTCATGAGAGTATTCTAAAtcattgatcatgatgattggTCAATCGGTgatcacatgaaaaaaaagtttctttaCATGGCAGACATTGAGTATGCGCAGCTATTCCCAAGGGAGAATATAGTGAGAATATTCCTAGCTCTCGCCCATTCTCATACAGTCCGAAACCATTCTGAAATCTTATATTACGAGTAAACGTAGCAAGCGAGAGCAGAAataaactttatttatttattttgttatctatttatttatttatttattttggctTCCAGTCAGAATTGCATTATTGAAGTTCAAAGTATaatgattttatcaaaattattattcacacaaataataTAATTGGCTTGAATCCATGGGTAGCTCATATTCTAGTTTACTTTATACACCCcattggggaaaaaaaatattggaataaacCCGATCGGTTTATCCCGGTGTTGTAACGATGTGCCTGAGGGCAAACCGGGACAGTCGCGGAACTGTGTCGCTGCTGGAGCAAGAGTTTGTTGCGAGGTTACAGCGAGGCGAGGTTATACCGGGTAAGTTTATTGCGGGTCCGATCATTCACAATAAGGGTAACACCAATACAGTCTCAGGACAGTCCCGGGACTGTAGCTGTGTTTGAGGCCAGTGTGAAAACCGTATCAGTCTCTCAATCTAAATAAAGGAACAACTGAACGCGCTGTCGAAAGGGCCGATTTTGTCAAGGTGGTCACCGGCCTTCTCTAGCGCAATGTCATCACTGTATAATAATACAAGTGAATAATTTGCCCATCTCTTTCAGTATACTTCACAACTTGGGAGTTGCGGCCGAGATGGGGATATCTGTATTCATATACTGGGACCTGACCAATGGACCTTATTCATTGCTCGATGTTGATGATTATACACCGACACCGGTAAGCATTCAAAAATTTGTCCAATACTGCAACGAAACTCCAGAAATGGTATACCCGAAACATTCACATTCTCACATCCATTATGtaaaaaagaacatttttgTCAAGATACTTCACATACTTTTATGTCTTTCTTAAGGAAAGTTTGTAACGAAGGATGTGTCATTAGAAACTGAATATTTGATTGCAAATCAATGTCGGCTTTAAAATATAAACGAAAACGcgaatcatgattaaaaacgtgattacaaaacgTTGATGTAATGGGAAACAAAGGGTTTGCTCAATGTTCTCCATTCCCGGTCGTAAAcgtaaacgtctttcaaatcatgattcggaggaaaatttaatttcatggCGTTCCTAAACGGATGTTTTAAAGTTTACATGAATTTTCGTTTACAGTAGGAATAAATCGGCCTAAACGGCGTCATCTCCCCCAAAACGTAGAGATTCTTaggcaaaataatgaaaggtgCACACAATTTTAAAGTAATCTACTCTAATTATTACCGACCCTTGAAGTGATCTCCTGGCTCTTTTAATCTGAACTGAACACTAACTTTCACACAActtaataggcctataattacaTGCGAATAATAttgaattgtgattttttagtATGCTGATCACATTGAACTTTTATGAGTTGCACCATGTTTATCCGTGTTTATGACACATTGTGTTATCTTAATCTTCAACATTGTCTTTG
The genomic region above belongs to Lytechinus pictus isolate F3 Inbred chromosome 12, Lp3.0, whole genome shotgun sequence and contains:
- the LOC135156104 gene encoding heparanase-like, translating into MAKVRVIFYLTVGILCGFVKSAYVPEKAITNDDVHHDPIIRSKKEGATIVGKGEGLPIHSKSTSYFLVSIDSNEAIHVVDRRFLSVGLSAKAVAVRSMNASRGYDPNSVILQTLLRGLAPSILRVGGRAGDEVIFALNGSSNSIPHPWININHFLTGEHWKSLNEFCLKSGADLAFTLNVALRKGGAWDPTNAKELLDFNANLGYRVIWELGNEPALFKKNYHLRIPARQLAKDFNTLRNILSKDRYRFSNELVGPDMDHLPIAHCGNTKTVTSEDFQNNTDYLRRFLKDAGDAINATTVHFYNLNRKSETLSVDNFTNPDTVNLMRCELKEFRKLMKDVKPTGARWLGETSSVAAGGLRGVSNRYVAGFIILHNLGVAAEMGISVFIYWDLTNGPYSLLDVDDYTPTPLYWICFLHKRLTGTHVLSVSYTEDEKVTQTVKSASYVHVFAHCTKVSLLYPVGAVTIIAINLHNDTDASLFLTENLMNKNIDEYLLTAPEGNLTSSNILLNGYKLEMKNSTHFPDINPRPLPIGYPIVLPPRTYGFYVIKDADALVCRKHETKY